Proteins encoded in a region of the Solanum dulcamara chromosome 9, daSolDulc1.2, whole genome shotgun sequence genome:
- the LOC129902763 gene encoding uncharacterized protein LOC129902763 has product MEVMVPFNDMDNFDFNSARSSPFTSPPLTPKPFNGDFYFSAPPSPTHLSHFYREYESLFVADDADDKAEITSHVDEFAFDVSQELGIGSVSAEELFDGGMIKPSPVLQTQKKNRVGFSPKNKKVQETEYSRKSSTKERESRGKQRVSSNGLSNSSSRRSARSLSPMRISQYPWDDEEDGEIKKQSSKSNSSMCSILSSSSSKGSKKWRFKDFFLFRSASEGRASDKDPLKKYTAAGYREGKNASLKGNESSVSSPSSSKSSIVAARTKKGKVSAHELHYTVNRALSSDLKKKTFLPYKQGILGQLAFNPAVHALANGFGLSRKK; this is encoded by the coding sequence ATGGAAGTTATGGTTCCATTTAACGACATGGATAATTTCGATTTCAATAGTGCAAGATCATCCCCATTTACTAGTCCACCATTAACACCAAAGCCCTTTAATGGGGATTTTTACTTCAGTGCTCCTCCCAGCCCTACTCATCTCTCCCATTTTTATCGCGAATATGAAAGTTTATTCGTTGCTGATGATGCTGATGATAAGGCTGAAATTACTAGCCATGTTGATGAATTTGCTTTCGATGTTAGCCAAGAATTGGGTATTGGCTCTGTTTCAGCTGAAGAATTGTTTGATGGTGGCATGATCAAACCATCCCCTGTTTTACAAACTCAAAAGAAAAACAGAGTAGGATTTTCTCCGAAAAACAAAAAAGTTCAAGAAACAGAGTATTCAAGAAAAAGTAgtacaaaagaaagagaaagcaGGGGAAAACAGAGAGTTTCATCGAATGGGTTGTCGAATTCGTCAAGTAGAAGATCAGCAAGGTCACTTTCACCAATGAGAATTTCACAATATCCTTGGGATGACGAAGAAGACGGAGAAATTAAAAAGCAATCATCAAAATCTAATTCTTCAATGTGTTCAATTTTGTCTTCATCATCATCTAAAGGTAGCAAAAAATGGAGATTCAAAGATTTTTTCTTGTTCAGGAGTGCATCAGAAGGGAGAGCATCAGATAAAGATCCATTGAAGAAATATACAGCTGCAGGTTACAGAGAAGGGAAAAATGCGAGCTTAAAGGGAAATGAAAGCTCTGTTTCTTCTCCATCATCATCTAAATCATCAATTGTTGCAGCAAGAACAAAAAAGGGAAAAGTTTCAGCTCATGAATTGCATTACACAGTAAACAGAGCACTTTCATCAgatttgaaaaagaagactttttTGCCATATAAACAGGGGATTTTGGGGCAACTGGCTTTTAATCCCGCAGTTCATGCATTGGCTAATGGCTTCGGATTATcacgaaaaaaataa